The proteins below come from a single Aquarana catesbeiana isolate 2022-GZ linkage group LG12, ASM4218655v1, whole genome shotgun sequence genomic window:
- the SMIM19 gene encoding small integral membrane protein 19, with translation MAGGYGVMADDGNIDYSVHEAWNEATNVYLIVILVSFGLFMYARKNKRKIMRIFTVPPTVETASESNFYDDVKKIRLRQQLEMYYISRKHDQNDSVQVTMD, from the exons ATGGCTGGAGGATATGGGGTGATGGCAGATGACGGTAACATTGACTACTCCGTACATGAAGCCTGGAATGAAGCCACCAACGTCTACTTGATCGTGATTCTTGTGAGCTTCGGTCTCTTCATGTATGCCAGGAA GAACAAAAGGAAGATCATGCGGATTTTTACAGTGCCACCGACTGTAGAGACGGCATCCGAGTCTAATTTTTATGATGATGTGAAGAAGATTCGCTTGCGCCAACAACTAGAGATGTATTACATTT CTCGGAAACATGATCAGAATGACAGCGTTCAGGTCACAATGGACTGA